Part of the Scomber japonicus isolate fScoJap1 chromosome 6, fScoJap1.pri, whole genome shotgun sequence genome, ACAATGAAAAAGCTTTTGTTCCTTACAGGCTTACACATGTATGAAAGGCATATgtacaaaataaagttttatctggaaatttaaaacacatttttattagttGGATCTTGTTGAAAATAGGAAATAGGCTACAAGTGTTTGGCTAAATagttaaaacaacacatttaccTCTCATCAGAGAtacagatttatttaaaaaaaaacctataatTCCAATTTTATggatgtattttcttttctttttttcattaaaagggTGGATCTAGTGTAGGAACTCTGCATGTGCAACAAAGCAAGGTTGGTGAGGACCTGCTGAACTTGGCCATTTAAGAATTGGTAAAAGATGGAGTGGACTTCAACTTGGCACAAGGTACATCCAAGTTCATGATTTGCTCAGATACACaatgatatttaaaacaaacccGACATTGTCATACAAAGCACTCATTCATAACACAGATATTAAGCAGATTAGTTCATCAAATATGATTTTTTGTTAATCCAGTAATGCAGCATTCAGCCCAGTGCCAAAGTGCCAatgtgcatatacagtatatttgttgTTGAAGTGACCTTGAGCAACACACTGAACCTCGGCTGCTCCTGAGGCGTCACTCCTGCTGACCACGTCCTCTGACCCGCTCAGCGTGTGGATGTGCCTCAAAGGGATATGCAAAGAATTTCTAATTACGCCGTACGTATGGAGTGCCCTAAATTCCTGTGTCAAACTGCACCGCTTCGTGCAccttaaagtccccctccacttaaaaaggtgtttttcttcttattcctACAGATTAATGTTCAAGCTCCTCTACACAGAATGATTTACATGCAGAGTCTGACGCTtgaagactgttttcacatttatctgctgaaagtggaaagtttctctgctcTCATTGAAAATCCCATTTTAGGAGGCGGGCCtccaagcatgatttgtgacatcactaaTAGTTCGGACATCAAACCTTGTCcattattcaactttcacaagtgtgatgtggagacTTGAAGCCCCCAGTGTGTAAACACAGCGAATGAACTTTGCAGTAGGAAACCTCTCTTACGTATTCATAAAATCTGGATTTTTTAATAAGCAAGAAAGAGTAGATGTAATTTAAGGATTTTAAGATAATTTAACTGTTCTGTTGACATACCCTATCAgtcacaaattattattcaaagtagaaTATTTTATATGTACCTCAAATGTGACTGGAAGGGATCTTAAAATCACATCATTCCTCAGCCTCTAGTTGCTCTGCACAGCAAACAGGAGACTATatacattgttttcatttttagcaTTTTGTGGGTTCCAAAGTTTGACTTGTCAGTGTGTCGAGGGTGTTGCGAGGCCTGGCTTTGTGGAAACTCCACACCTGCATTCACATTTTGATGAATGCaggcagtttttttcttttttcttttttttttacttgaatgCTCAGCTCAGTctttaacaaaaatatttatagctttattttctttctctccaatcattttcattttttcacagcCGTTGCACTTTAATTCCGTTCACTAAAAATAACACGAGAATTTGCCATAGATAATAACGCCTCTTTCACTGCATTTGTGTGGATACAAAGGTGGCCATTTTTGTACTTTGGATTAGCTCAACTTTCAGGTCATtacttgatttgatttgaagctgtttgtgtctccctccttccacaGCATGAATGGTGCTCAGTGCTCAACTGATATGTAGCCCAAAtagcttttccttattttataCTTCATTTATAGACATAATATAGTGAATTAAAGGTTAGCGTTGGCTTGCCTATCACACCTAGTCATATGCCTTTAATAAGATGTACTGACTCACACTCAGGATTCAATCACACTGTAGCGTATATAACGAACAGAAACAgctcatttaaaataatcactATGAATAATGAAGTAATAGCAGCATGACTCATATCATGATTGTCTCTTTAGAAGACTACATACGAGCATTTGATCTGCACTATATGTAACGTATGCTCTGCTGCAAAGATGTGTTTAGTTTTTACACGAAATACTGAACTGATGAATCTTGCCTTTAATCCCCTCATTTCTTTTAGTTTCCGCCCATGATAATCGGCATTTCCTTGGCTTGGCCTGCATGACTTGTGATGCTACCTATCATTAAGCCAAACCAGAAATACAGGTCTGAGATAATCCGTACAGGCTTAGTAGCTCTGCAGTGTGTCCATTATGTCCTGTTTGTGTAGTTATCTCTCACTGTCACACAAAGGAAACATGTAACTAAAAGGAACATGATATATTTTTAAGCCACTGACATAACAGTTactaaaacagtaaacagttcaacaatattttattaatctctAATGACAATTTAATGGAACCTCGTACAATGCATTTGTATTGAGACATCAATAATAATGACGTGTTTTATTTGCATAGGAAAAACAAAGCTTCAAattagtttatatttaaaaaaaattaaattgactTTTTACTGTGGACATTAAATAACAAAATCACTATATCTTTACATATGTAGACTGTAAGTGATGTAgtcatttagttatttattgtaGTTAACATATTGTTTCATGCACATATGAATGAGCAGCCCACAAAACACCAAAGATGCTGTTAGAGCGGtgaaataacattaacataaaggATATTTTATTACGATCCATTCAGAAGAACTCAAAggaaataaattacattttgctAAAAACATGTAGCCCTTAAATCATTATAAGCAACAAAACATGAAATGGACTTTCATCTTCAGGGAAACTGTTAAACCTGCCTGTTTCTATCTGTATCTAATGGTATACGTGAACATCACTGTACACAAATAGACTTGTCGTTAAATTGTGCCTCACATAATGCTGTAACAATAAAGTACAGCATTTTTATACACAGTCCTTTTATGTTCTGATGTGAAATTGCATTCAGTAAAGCAGTAATTTAATTATCTATCTAAAATCGTTAGTGCAAACTGTGCTCTAAAAGTCTACAAGCCATGAACATTAGAAATCAGTTGATTTTTTCCCTTCTTGTCTTCCCTCTGAAAACTCTCTGCATTTCAACATGCAGTATCTCCATAAGGATTTGGCTGAATCTTCACTCGGCTCTGGATTACTTTGAAGCAGTAGGGGGTACGCAGTGTAAGTCGGAACAAGTAAGAGTCTGAGTTATCAATCCACCTACAAATTATCATGTTCCTGCTACAGAGGCTCATGTCTGGCATggggctttttttccccttgcttgtgtttttattacactCTGTGGTAAAAttagagaggagggaaaaaactGCGTAAATTGTTCTTGACAAGGACGACAGAGGGAACGTGTTGGGGCCCACAAATTTAGCCTCTGAAAAGCCTCATCAGTTCATGTGCATTTGGTTAAAGTTTAAATATAGAGGAATAAACACACATTCTTTGTGTCATTGCCATTATACAGCTCGATCTTGGACCCCGACGGAGCTACAGGGTATGAAATAAAACagcctttctgtctttcagctTTCCcacttttctctgtttgtgtccCTTTTCCTCCTGCTCATTGACTCTGCCTGTAAGGTGCTTTTAGCAGGCCTTGTGTGGCTGGGTTAGAGATGGATGTGTGGCCCTTGGGAGCCGCAGGCAGAGAGAAACACTGATCATGTCAGACAGGCGGGGAAGGCTGCATAAGATCATCATCACCCAGCAGTGGAGTGAATCGCCGCAGTGGCACTTTCACacaacctctgacctctgggGTAACCTCTGAGGTCATGATCAAGGTCAGGGGTCAGTGAGGGCCTCTGTGATCAGGGAGCTCGCGGGCCCCtcctgcctcttcctcctctttttcctctatgTTCTCTCccttcgttttttttttcttcttcttctttgactCGTCTTCTATCTGTTTCTCTATCGCTCACACTCTCCTACACTGGCCGGGACCAATTGAGACATCCCATCCCCTGGGAGCGCAAAAAGGAAAGCAAGAGAAAATCAATAGGGAAGATGAGTGAAGACCTGGGGGTCCCATCAAAAACTGAATGCTTCTCTCCGAGCTGGTAtgattcacacacatgcacacacacacatacacagtcataTAACTTCTGACACACTGGAAGGCAGCTGTAAACTCAATGTACAAAACTACAGAAAAAGATACATAAAGTCTGCAGAATCTGtaggtgtgttgtgtgtgtttttctgtctttgtgcatGCGTCACATCCGTGTACACATGTGGCCcattgctgcagtgatgtttgAACATTGCAATATATTGATCACTCGGTGGAGATTCAAAGTCTGCCACAGAGAATAAGCTTGACACAAAAGTTATTTTCTAACAATAAatgagcagagagaaaacataaaGCAAACATAAATGCCAAGCTTTGTATAACACTCCTGCTGTAATTTGAGCTGAAGCACACAGAGGAAAATGTCACCATATCACTAATCAGTTCAACTTTAATTATAGTATATTTTCAGCAACATTTACATGAATCGTGCCAAATAAAGAAGGattacaataaactaaaaacTGTAGAAAGACTGTTTATGTGTCAGTAACTGACCTCGGCCACATCAGCTATTTCTGTGGGACGTGTGTTTATAATGCCGAGCCTCAGTATGTATCCATAACTTATGAGATTGCTGTTTCTTCTGAACTCAAGATAACCTCGGGCAGGACATTAAATAATTGGCTGAAAATAGAACTGTTCACATGAAAGGAAGGATAAATAATGCAGAAAGAATACAAAACCTCTTATGAGGATAActagtaacacacatacacttgcaagcacaaaaacacacaaagggattttttttttcttttgctccaCAGTGGAGAAAAGTGAATGGATGTAACAGGAAGGAGGAGGACCCAGTGGAGACACACATGCTTCTTGCTTcatctcctcccactcctccttgTCTGCCATTTTTCCCCCCTCGCTTACATTCAGACTTCATGACATACTCTGTGTCTGTGGGGAGGAATAATGTTGTCCCAGTCACAGCATGTTTTTCCTGCCCACCAGAGCTCAGACACAACACTGTACAGGGTTTCCGACCCCGCCGTCTCATCATTTTTTCATGGGGTTTTGATCAGAATGCCTCCACGACCTGGACAGTTGATCCTTTCACACCGAGAGCGAACGTGTCAGTACAAAGAGGGTGTTTTTGTTTAAGGCAGATCATCAAATTAAAACTGTGAGTCAGTCAGTTTATTCAGATTTCTGGTTAGAGGGGTGTTGCAACGCTGGGTcataactaataaataaaacatccaaGACAAACCTTTTCAAAGCCCCGCTGCTGCATGCCTAATTTGCAGATGAAATGTTTATTCATTGGCCAAATTAAACATGCATGTTTTGAGATAAATCCCAGTGTCACTGCACTTCTGAGGCTGCACAGCACGCATCACAGGGCAGCTTTGTGCTTGTGTAGGGAGACACCTAGTGGTAAATGGGCTGTAGTGTTTTCAATGGGGATACAGGAGGCCTCTTAGAAGGTTTATtatctggaaaaaaaagttcGCATTAGTCAACCCATAAGATCTAAAGCATTCTTTTATTACCACCAAATATAACTTTAGTGACCAGAACTCTGAAATTAGGCTCCAGTGTTGACATTTCTCCACACCCCACACTTCTGAtttgacccctgacctctaTCTTAAAATAAAACGCTTGTCAGGTAATTTACACGCTAAATGACAATTATGccctgttattttttattttcttttttgaaaaatGACGCTTGCTTATTTCATCAGCAGGACACCGCGCCCTGGGCCAAAGTGTTTACCCAATCTAAATGTGCCTGGGAGGCCGACCGACAGTCAGCAGGCCGCACAAAAGCGCCATTCATCGGTAGGAACCCAGACCAAGGCTGCCACGTCAAAGTGTTTGAGCATACAGCACTGCTTCaagtgttttttctctgtttgggCCAAAAAGACAGCGTGAAATTTCATGCCACCACCCGGCAGAGCAGGTAGGACAGACGACAGCAATGAAGGAAGACGCCAAATGGTATTGTGGACTGTTGCAGGTTTAATTATGTTGCGCACCTTATCTGCTCTCCTTCTTATCACCTGAGACCACAATGACTTTAAAGTAGGGCACTTGGGTGTGCCAGCAGGTTGCAGTGAACGcagtgattgttttttttccttctttcttctaatCTTAAAAGGTTTACAGATAGGCTTCTAATTTGTGGACAAAGGAAACAGTTTGATTGTGATTATAAGAGGTTTGTAAACTTCGTGGGAACTTCATGGTGAAGGGGCGTCGATGGGAGTTGGGGTTCAGTGGAGAGCAGCGGGCCGCTCGATCACATCTCTCAGAGCAAACAGGAGCTCTGGTTTGTCCCACAGACACAAATGTTGCGTGTGTGCTCTCAGCAGGACACGCTCCTCTGCGTGCGTGGCCACCGCCGGTTTCTTGCTGGTCCTGGGAGTTTGTCTCCTCTACTTACCGGATCCGTTCACGTTTGATCCGTCTGCGTCTGTCTCTGAGGAAAATCACGCAGTTACACTCTTGATCTGGACTCATCCGTTTGGTCAGTACCGCAAACTACCGGACTGCTTTAAGCTCTATCAGGTCGGCGGGTGCACGCTTACCGACGACGCCCAAGTGTACGCGCATTCTGACGCTGTGATCTTTCATCACCGGGACGTTGCCAGCGGCACCGCGGAGCTGCCACCGGAACCTCGACCAGGTGCGCAGAAGTGGATATGGATGAACTACGAGTCTCCCACGCACACCAACGGTCTGTGGCGTTTCGAGGATGTTTTCAACCTCACCATGAGCTACCGGACAGACTCGGACATTTTCCTGCCCTACGGGTATCTGATACCCAGTGTGCGCACAGCCGAGGGTCTCCGGAACCCCAATGTGCACCCCCTACGAGGACCCTCGCGCGCAGACCGCCCCCGACCCCGCCTTGTTGCGTGGGTCGTGAGCAATTGGTCTGAGTCTCATGCGCGCGTGGCCTTCTACAACAAACTACGCCGGTACGTCCAGGTGGATGTGTTTGGCCGCGCGGGTCGCCCATTACCGGAGGACAGCGGGAAGGGCAGCGTGGTGCGGCTGGTGGGACGGTACCAGTTCTACCTGGCGTTGGAGAACTCTCAGCACACCGACTACATCACGGAGAAGCTGTGGCACGCTGTACTGGCCGGTGCCGTACCGGTGGTCCTGGGTCCGTCTAGGAAGAACTATGAGCGCTTCCTTCCCCCAGAGGCCTTCATCCACGTGGACGATTTCCCCACAGTCCGAGGGCTGGCCCGGTACCTGCTGATGCTGAGGCGCAACCCGGCCCAGTTGAGACGGCACCTTGACTGGAGGGGGAGCTACAGTGTGCACCAACCCGCCTTCTGGTCTGAACACTACTGCACGGCCTGCAGGGCTGTGAGGAAGACCAGAGGCAGGACTGATGTGGTTCAACATATAACACGCTGGTTTCACTCTGAAAACAGCATCATAACGTTGAGAGATTATCATTAGTTCCACTTGTAAACACACTGAtgataagagagagaaaaaacacaaatgatcaCTTTAacaacagaaatgtatttatgatCAAACATGAAGAAGACTCACAGTTTCATGGACACATTGATCCCTGACAAAATCGGATATATttggttttaaaatatatttgagttttgtCAATAAGCCTAAAGCTACAGTCTGCCCTTATACTCATGATCTTAGCTATTTAGCAAAAATATTTCTTGTTCCAGACAGCTGCTGGTTTCAAACAACTTCATTACAAAATCAACTTGCAGAGACAAGACTTGCTGTGGATGATTCATTACTGTAAACAAGACCTTTATCGTTGCCAAGGTTGTCAAACAGTTGTTTCAgctgtaatatcaagcaccatTAACTGTATGGTAGGCTATTACATGCAACCAACTTCAAAAGATGACTGATAAAATATGTGAAGGTGAATAAATAAAGAGCTGTGATATTTATCTTGTGCTGGTCTTACATCACAGTTTGCTGTTGTAATTTAGATGGTTCatcttgagaaaaaaaagtggtgtATCAAATTAGGATTAGGTTATTGTCTAGTtaatgagcgtgtgtgtgtatgcgtgaaTGTACACATCAGTTGTGCATATGCTTGATTCAGGGAGGAAGTTATAAATAGAAACCATCTCTGCTTTACATGTCTTGTACATGTGTACCTGAGGGGTTAGCACTAAATCAAGATATAGCATCTCTGCATCTGATCCACTATTATCTTAACACCATACATGGTTGATGATCATGTTAAAATAGTACAACCCGCTCCTAAAAATAGCCCTGCATATCATCCACTTGTCAATTGTAGTACTGCTCCCACTTTGGGGTCAAACTGAGTGACCTTAAAGATGTCGTTAAGCCCAAACCTTCATATTTTAGTACTGTTCATATCTCTGACATGGCCCCATTTTTACTGATGTTTTTACATACTGCTATAGCCTAAAGCGATATAAGGCAGGCAAAAACATGAAATTGAGAGGTTGAAGAAGAAGGTGAACATGTGCTTCAGGAGTCACTTGATAGGAGTCAGAAGCCGCGATGTGGATCATTTAAATTTACACCTCTGTGTTAGTGCCCTGACACAGAATTAACACTTTCCACTGTCAAATGAGACATTTCCTCAGGCCCAGGCACAGCGAATAATGTTGTTCCCCATAATGAGCTGAATGCCTCAGCAGCTGTTGAAACCACTGACGTCTATCAACAATAATGCTTTCAGACGGCCAGAACAGCCAGACCCCCTCATCCCTGTCATAATCCCCTTCATGCACAACAGGGAATTCTTTGCATATCTGGTTACTGTAAGTGAAATCATTGTCACTTGTTCAAATATAGATCGGCTAAATGTCCGGCCCTCATCTCCTTGAACGTGCCCTTATTCTAAAAATCCTCCACATGGTCTGCCATAGCTCTCTACTGCAGGAAGCGTATACAGCAAGGCCTCTATTGTCTTCACAGAACAGGTGCTGGACAAATGACCCAGTAGTATATAAAGGAAAGGCACTCCTCTTATCTGATCACAAAGAAGTCTGCAAGGCGATCTGCACGCTGATAGAAGTCCGAGCAGGATGTCTGGCATTCTTATTGTACTCACTTACCTTCAAATGTTGTGCCCGCTTAACACCTCTCCATATGTAATTATTGATGTTTTCATCATCTTTATCAAACTTTGcagcagagaagaaaaatgcagaagaaaaatataaatattatcaAACCATAATACATGCAAAAAGACAACAGATCCTCTTaaataagacagaaaaggtGCAGGCTGAAGGTAAAGCTTGTGGTGCCTGCCCTGAAAATAAATCAGACCATATTCTTCTACTTATTCATTCGCTacattaaacataataataataatataataattcatCTGTTTTTCAGATTTGCTGTGACTCTGGTTCTCTTCAACATACCATTTAATTTTAGGTTATATCAACTCTCTCATTTTAAGTGTGTTTTGTACATTATTGGGAAGTAACTTATTGTGAGCTTTATACAATTTGAGCAATTTTATCCTCTACAATATCAATACAATAATATATCATCATTTCAATAGCTGTAACATAAGAAGGTTCGAGGATTCTCCATAAGTACATCATCATTCTTACAGCTCTCTTCTGTAGGATGAAAACCTGATTAGTGAGAGTTTTACATGCATTTCCCTAAACCTCTATACAATAGGAGATGTATGGAACAATAACTGAGCACTACAAAATATACAGTGTATTCTCATGTAGCAACTCCTCAGCTTTACACAAATGTGCAGTTGTGCCAGTGACAGTATAACAGTTCTTAACAATTAGCTGGATATCAAAAGCTGCTCAGTGAAATGCAGTAATGCAACACAAAAGTCTTTAAATGACAATCAGGTCAACTACATAACGTGGTGTAAAGTAActgagtacatttactcaagtacagtacttaagtacCATTTTAAGGTACGTGTTCTTGAGTATTTAATTTGATGCTAatttatacttctactccactacattattagacagctttagttacttttcagattattATTTGACACAAtacataatataacaagcttttaaaatacaacacattgctAAAGATAAAACCAGTGGTTTACAGTCGTTTTGGCTTTtaacatcttacaaaaagcagtgtgtagttgggtcacatttcagatgtctatgagttctTAACAGCTGCACCAAATcatgatttttccctctaaacttctcacatgggtttcatttcaataaatattcagATGATCCAACATTTcatcaaaaatcaaagattagagaaaaagtccaaaaacagatttgtgtatcagagcttttttttcttctctcctctccaatgaatcatctcacaacccctcagatgtatctggtgaccctttgtAGGGGcctgacccctaggttgggaaccactgaactaaactagctaactgtaaatAAAGCTTCTTCCAGCACTGACTACATGGCTGTCTGTAACTTGGCAAAATCCCTTCAGCATCCTGACGTTGTTTGATTCCAGGAAGTGAAGCTCTTTGAGGTTTCTGCTGACTGACGCTGATTCCTACCACCATGGACCCTCCTCTCTCATCGGACACACAAGTCTCCTCTGTTACAGGCACCCAAAAAGGCCAAAAAAGGAGGGCGGAGGCTCTAGTGTCATCAGTATGTTTGAGCAAAACCAGATCTAAGAGTTCAAAGAGGTTAGAGGACAGATGCTGTGGTGAAAGTACATctaactgtgtgtatgtgtgtgagtgtctctcCGTCCAGCTCCCCGGAGCTGCACTGCCTCTTCTAGTAAGCTGTTTAGCTCCTCAGCTTGCGGGCGTTCACGATCACGGACCAGAACTGTGATGGTATCATTGATAAAAGCAACCTGAGGGACACTTTTGCAGCTCTGGAGAAGTATCTGTCAGCCATTATTTGTAAGAGCACAGATTTGGAGAGCAGTCACATTGTAGATAATGTCAGTTTTATGTTTCTAATAATCACACTTACttaattttctttattatcTCCTTACTTAAGCTTCACATAAAAAGTATGATGTGTTTGATGACAGGTCATCTTAATGTTAGTAATAATGAGCTTGATGAGATGATGAATGAGCACACAGACACCGCCAACTTCACTTTATCCCTAAACATGTTTGTAGAAAAACTCAAAGGTCAGTCACTGTCATActgtttccagtttttaaacctttttttcccttaagTTGGGGTTTGAGTTTACATTTACTTattgttttagatttttaatgTATACACAGCTGAAAAAAGGAAGTGACATGTATACAAAAAGGGAGAAATAATCATACATTTAGTACAAACAGTTGGACTTGCACTCATTTTTTATACACTAGTCTCTACACCAACATGGCTGT contains:
- the LOC128359928 gene encoding alpha-(1,3)-fucosyltransferase 4-like; this encodes MGVGVQWRAAGRSITSLRANRSSGLSHRHKCCVCALSRTRSSACVATAGFLLVLGVCLLYLPDPFTFDPSASVSEENHAVTLLIWTHPFGQYRKLPDCFKLYQVGGCTLTDDAQVYAHSDAVIFHHRDVASGTAELPPEPRPGAQKWIWMNYESPTHTNGLWRFEDVFNLTMSYRTDSDIFLPYGYLIPSVRTAEGLRNPNVHPLRGPSRADRPRPRLVAWVVSNWSESHARVAFYNKLRRYVQVDVFGRAGRPLPEDSGKGSVVRLVGRYQFYLALENSQHTDYITEKLWHAVLAGAVPVVLGPSRKNYERFLPPEAFIHVDDFPTVRGLARYLLMLRRNPAQLRRHLDWRGSYSVHQPAFWSEHYCTACRAVRKTRGRTDVVQHITRWFHSENSIITLRDYH